A single Blastopirellula retiformator DNA region contains:
- a CDS encoding methyl-accepting chemotaxis protein gives MAATNSRTKPTAGEALKRELSLAKAMSDNSPINILVADRDLVITYANAASINTLKQLRKFLPIEPEQIVGQSIDIFHKDPAMQRRMLANPSNLPHRATIQIGDQFADLLVSPTFDDAGEYLGPMVTWEVITEKRRLAQSAAEKTAMIENAPINLILANRDGIITYVNPASEKTLRSIASILPIPVDKIVGSSYDVFHANPSKQRQLLADPNNLPHSTTFELRGQWFALEAAAIYDENGEYMGPMVSWELVTDRVNAEKAEKERLEREREEQEFVRQKVESLLVVVEAAAKGDLTRDVTVEGSDAIGTLAAGLKKMVVDLRDVIGRVIESGNQFAEGAGLIAESSQQMAQGAQTQSASVEQMSASIEELTRSIEAVKDNAGEANKVAVDTSRMAEDGGSAVQKSVEAMDLIKNSSEQISEIIQVISEIASQTNLLALNAAIEAARAGEHGLGFAVVADEVRKLAERSSEAAKEISSLIKESTQRVQDGAKLSEQAGASLEKIIHGVESTAAKIAEIATATVEQAQSANEVANAIQSISHVTEQNAASSEEMASSSEELGAQAETLRDLVSRFRTE, from the coding sequence ATGGCAGCCACCAACTCACGCACCAAGCCCACTGCGGGCGAAGCTCTAAAACGCGAACTCTCGCTCGCCAAGGCGATGAGCGACAACTCTCCGATCAACATCCTGGTCGCCGACCGCGACCTGGTCATCACCTATGCGAACGCCGCCAGCATCAACACGCTGAAGCAACTGCGCAAGTTCCTGCCGATCGAGCCGGAACAGATCGTCGGCCAGTCGATCGACATCTTCCACAAAGACCCGGCGATGCAGCGTCGGATGCTCGCCAATCCGAGCAATCTGCCGCATCGCGCCACCATTCAGATTGGCGATCAATTCGCCGACCTGTTGGTCAGCCCGACCTTCGACGACGCTGGCGAGTACCTTGGTCCGATGGTGACCTGGGAAGTGATCACCGAGAAGCGTCGTCTGGCGCAGTCGGCGGCCGAAAAGACGGCGATGATCGAGAACGCTCCGATCAACCTGATTCTGGCCAATCGCGATGGCATTATCACCTACGTCAATCCGGCGTCGGAAAAGACGTTGCGTTCGATCGCCTCGATCCTGCCGATTCCGGTCGACAAGATCGTCGGCTCGTCGTACGACGTCTTCCACGCCAACCCGAGCAAGCAGCGTCAGTTGCTGGCCGATCCCAACAACCTGCCGCACAGCACCACGTTTGAGCTTCGCGGTCAATGGTTCGCTCTGGAAGCGGCCGCCATCTACGACGAAAACGGCGAGTACATGGGCCCGATGGTCTCATGGGAACTGGTCACCGACCGCGTCAACGCCGAGAAGGCCGAGAAGGAACGCCTGGAACGGGAGCGGGAAGAGCAAGAGTTCGTGCGACAGAAGGTCGAATCGCTGTTGGTCGTGGTCGAAGCGGCCGCCAAGGGGGATCTGACCCGCGATGTAACGGTCGAAGGCTCCGACGCGATCGGCACCTTGGCCGCCGGCTTGAAGAAAATGGTCGTCGACCTGCGTGACGTCATCGGCCGCGTGATCGAAAGCGGCAACCAGTTTGCCGAAGGCGCCGGCCTGATCGCCGAAAGCTCGCAGCAAATGGCTCAAGGCGCTCAGACGCAAAGTGCGTCGGTCGAACAGATGAGCGCCTCGATCGAAGAGCTGACGCGATCGATCGAAGCGGTCAAAGACAACGCCGGCGAAGCCAACAAGGTCGCCGTCGACACCAGCCGCATGGCCGAAGATGGCGGCTCCGCCGTTCAGAAGTCGGTCGAAGCGATGGACCTGATCAAGAACTCCTCGGAGCAGATCAGCGAAATCATTCAGGTCATTTCGGAAATTGCCAGCCAGACCAACCTGCTCGCCCTCAACGCGGCGATCGAAGCGGCTCGTGCCGGCGAACATGGCCTTGGTTTCGCGGTCGTCGCCGACGAAGTTCGCAAGCTGGCCGAACGCTCCAGCGAAGCGGCCAAAGAGATTTCCTCGTTGATCAAAGAATCGACCCAACGCGTCCAGGATGGCGCCAAGTTGAGCGAACAAGCGGGCGCCTCGCTCGAGAAGATCATTCACGGGGTCGAATCGACCGCCGCGAAGATCGCCGAGATCGCCACGGCGACCGTCGAGCAGGCACAGAGCGCCAACGAAGTCGCCAACGCCATCCAGTCGATTTCGCACGTGACCGAGCAGAACGCCGCGTCGTCGGAAGAAATGGCCTCCAGCAGCGAAG
- a CDS encoding chemotaxis protein CheW, whose product MSATIQDFGLESTGSGAPGDSANSMQLVSFRLAQEEYGIEITRVQEIILMGEITRVPQTPDFIKGLINLRNTVIPIVDLRRRFGQPEEKMTDETRIMVMNVSGKTIGIIVDAVSEVLRIGKDQIAPPPPTVAGLDRDYLTGLVKLEKRLLILLDMDKILTNGESVLIESL is encoded by the coding sequence TTGTCCGCCACGATACAAGACTTCGGTCTCGAAAGTACCGGCAGCGGGGCGCCAGGCGACTCAGCCAACTCGATGCAGTTGGTCAGTTTTCGCCTCGCTCAAGAGGAATACGGCATCGAGATTACCCGCGTTCAGGAAATCATCCTGATGGGCGAGATCACACGCGTGCCGCAAACGCCAGACTTCATCAAGGGACTGATCAATCTCCGCAACACGGTCATTCCGATCGTGGATCTGCGCCGCCGCTTCGGCCAGCCGGAAGAAAAGATGACCGATGAAACTCGGATCATGGTCATGAACGTCTCCGGCAAGACAATCGGCATCATTGTCGACGCCGTCAGTGAAGTCTTGCGGATCGGCAAGGATCAGATTGCCCCACCCCCGCCGACGGTGGCGGGACTGGATCGCGACTACCTGACCGGTTTGGTCAAGCTCGAAAAGCGACTCCTCATTCTGTTGGATATGGACAAGATCCTGACCAATGGTGAGAGCGTCTTGATTGAGTCTCTCTAG
- a CDS encoding response regulator, with translation MSTRVLVADDSSTMRKIILRSLQAVGVPNATEAADGDEALKIFKPGDYDLVLTDWNMPGKNGLEVVQEIRKIDKDVKIMMVTTEAEKSRVLEAIQAGVSDYLVKPFTADTLREKLEKHGC, from the coding sequence ATGTCCACTCGAGTTCTTGTCGCTGACGACTCAAGCACGATGCGCAAAATTATCCTCCGTTCGCTCCAGGCCGTCGGCGTACCGAACGCGACCGAAGCGGCGGATGGCGATGAAGCGCTCAAGATCTTCAAGCCGGGCGACTACGATTTGGTTCTGACCGACTGGAACATGCCGGGCAAGAATGGCCTGGAAGTCGTTCAGGAAATTCGCAAGATCGACAAGGACGTGAAGATCATGATGGTCACGACCGAAGCCGAAAAATCGCGCGTTCTCGAAGCGATTCAGGCTGGCGTCTCGGACTATCTGGTCAAGCCGTTCACGGCCGATACGCTTCGCGAAAAGCTGGAAAAGCACGGCTGCTAA
- a CDS encoding tetratricopeptide repeat protein, protein MNEQPERAPTLLQYYRQYLQRENTAAFIRDVSRQYRIGTLERLAENNSPEVRRAALLALCFLGDFGSNAIVGCGLTDIDRGVRLISENGIRNLWVRAGATTQRRQLERVAGHLRAASWHDAVIDATTLIHHAPWYAEAHYFRGEAYFRRQVWELAARDNHQALEINPYHFPAAICLAQCNLHQGEIILALENFRRALRLNPNLDAVRSQVGYLERQLEEN, encoded by the coding sequence GTGAATGAACAACCGGAACGAGCGCCAACGCTGCTGCAATACTATCGCCAGTACTTGCAGCGCGAGAATACGGCTGCATTTATTCGCGACGTCTCGCGGCAATATCGTATCGGAACGCTAGAACGCCTGGCCGAAAACAACTCGCCGGAGGTCCGTCGTGCGGCGCTCCTGGCTCTTTGCTTTTTGGGCGATTTTGGCTCCAACGCGATCGTCGGCTGCGGCCTGACCGACATTGACCGCGGCGTTCGCCTGATCTCCGAAAACGGCATTCGCAACTTGTGGGTTCGCGCTGGCGCCACCACGCAGCGCCGCCAGTTGGAACGCGTCGCTGGACATCTGCGCGCCGCATCCTGGCACGACGCTGTGATTGACGCGACCACGCTCATCCACCATGCTCCCTGGTATGCCGAAGCGCATTACTTTCGTGGAGAAGCTTATTTCCGACGTCAGGTCTGGGAATTGGCGGCTCGCGACAACCACCAGGCGTTAGAAATCAACCCGTATCATTTTCCGGCGGCGATCTGCCTGGCCCAGTGCAACCTGCATCAGGGCGAGATTATTTTGGCGCTAGAGAACTTTCGCCGAGCGCTGCGGTTGAATCCTAACCTCGACGCCGTACGTAGTCAGGTCGGCTACTTGGAACGCCAGCTCGAGGAAAACTAA